Proteins encoded in a region of the Phacochoerus africanus isolate WHEZ1 chromosome 8, ROS_Pafr_v1, whole genome shotgun sequence genome:
- the SRARP gene encoding steroid receptor-associated and regulated protein gives MAAATAPSKDPRDPRASPKVRGLKTDLKTRSGGKPAGHQKAIPKAHLTFVIDCAHGKRISLTAPPVPPRAPSPNPGPVIPPMKTYILFCGESRPPHQTPEAPLDEGGLAWARGPLPPCTGSAAPASSPASPLCLQEAPEVKGSPAKRSSAWGTVLGSLKALSSCVCAQAD, from the exons ATGGCCGCAGCAACAGCCCCTTCAAAAGACCCCAGAGACCCCAGAGCCAGCCCCAAAGTCAGGGGCCTTAAGACAGACCTGAAGACTCGCTCAG GTGGAAAGCCCGCAGGCCACCAGAAGGCCATTCCCAAAGCTCACCTAACTTTTGTCATCGACTGTGCTCACGGGAAACGGATCTCCTTGACAGCACCCCCAGTGCCGCCCCGAGCCCCTAGTCCCAACCCAGGACCTGTCATCCCTCCAATGAAGACCTACATCTTGTTCTGTGGGGAAAGCCGGCCCCCCCATCAGACTCCAGAGGCCCCTCTGGATGAGGGAGGCCTTGCCTGGGCCAGGGGCCCCCTGCCACCCTGCACAGGGAGTGCAGCCCCAGCTTCCTCCCCTGCCAGCCCACTCTGCCTCCAGGAGGCTCCTGAAGTCAAGGGGAGCCCTGCCAAGAGGTCTTCAGCTTGGGGAACGGTCTTGGGCTCCCTCAAAGCCCTCTCCTCCTGCGTCTGTGCGCAGGCTGATTAA